From the Leptospira sp. WS60.C2 genome, one window contains:
- a CDS encoding flagellar filament outer layer protein FlaA produces MIAFRNRINLLLFLFCLLVSPIFSESGIWREILLENFELSNFNASHLRTKLETGTKLPEITLSTNFTAPIPGSKQALVIRIPKEANLPFSLYFPKPIEVNAFIKEISIPIYSSQSSGNLTLIIETQDAEVRQLNLTSLNFRGWRTITVSISKNFDQNDRVFLQKSSIRILGFFYLPYENNDPNQEVLIAIDDITAIVRDKYRPLRNKEILLED; encoded by the coding sequence ATGATTGCTTTCAGAAACAGAATAAACCTGCTACTTTTTCTCTTTTGTCTATTGGTTTCCCCTATTTTTAGTGAGAGTGGAATTTGGAGAGAAATCCTACTCGAAAACTTTGAGCTTTCCAATTTTAATGCGAGTCACTTACGAACAAAACTCGAAACAGGTACAAAACTTCCTGAAATTACCCTGTCAACGAACTTCACTGCACCGATCCCTGGTTCCAAACAAGCGCTTGTCATTCGAATCCCGAAAGAAGCGAATTTACCTTTTTCGTTATATTTCCCAAAACCGATTGAAGTGAATGCGTTCATCAAAGAGATCTCGATCCCCATTTACTCATCGCAATCGAGTGGAAACCTAACACTCATCATAGAAACACAAGATGCAGAGGTAAGACAACTCAACCTAACATCACTCAACTTTCGAGGATGGCGCACGATCACAGTCTCCATTTCTAAAAATTTTGATCAAAACGATCGGGTGTTTTTACAAAAAAGCTCTATTCGTATTTTAGGATTCTTTTATTTGCCGTATGAAAATAACGATCCAAACCAAGAAGTTTTGATTGCCATTGATGATATAACTGCCATTGTGCGAGACAAATACCGACCTCTTCGAAACAAAGAAATCCTTTTAGAGGATTGA
- a CDS encoding apolipoprotein N-acyltransferase: MKLARFLLSREGFISVLCYTVTAVFSFLSFSPANLPFFVWFAPFGLFVIEKRNRGEWKKLIYHGFGFAILFYLVSFHWIYHMTTVFGGFEWYLAVPIFLGSAILLNFKFPVFLVLFSFLAIKVRRFFPLIVSFAVLVSEFLTPQVFPWYFGNIVAENHILAQNAEYTSAYGLSGFLFFVSYFLFYIRKPKRTMRLISKFSSIMKKNKIFAKQMFTGLGALVFVLLVFFGNGFYLYNKWNHMKPIAERDVLIVQPNAPLEFRDGRNPAEEIRNLMTRIDRMVEQELKNKPVDLVVLPESGVPFFTTHDSEITRAMRIYWHQFESLMAIITLRHGANLYFNELDADIPEEKRGSRISRNDIRTYNSSVLMSPNGERKNSYQKVFLLIFGEYMPFEWMYALSGQTGQFAPGSKLDLIPYYEARKTPSTVAKDLHWEDTFGLSPNSVREHYRTNQVEEKQIGSFLPLICYEVIISEFVRKFEGDPDFIVNVTNDKWYGNSVESYQHHTLGRMRAIEFRKWIVRSTNSGTSVFTDHLGRNIDNEFTPIESTATIRKKVAVIPGEMTFYRLYGNLLSYLFMGIVGIVFFFYVKRNS; the protein is encoded by the coding sequence ATGAAACTGGCTCGATTTTTATTATCACGCGAAGGGTTCATATCCGTTCTTTGTTATACGGTCACAGCCGTATTTTCCTTCCTTTCTTTCTCACCTGCCAATTTACCTTTTTTTGTTTGGTTTGCTCCTTTCGGTCTTTTTGTCATCGAAAAACGAAATCGTGGTGAATGGAAAAAACTCATCTATCATGGTTTTGGTTTTGCGATCCTTTTTTACTTAGTTTCTTTCCATTGGATTTACCACATGACAACCGTTTTTGGAGGGTTCGAGTGGTATTTAGCTGTACCTATCTTTCTTGGTTCTGCAATTCTATTAAATTTTAAATTTCCCGTTTTTTTAGTTCTTTTCTCCTTTCTAGCGATCAAGGTAAGGCGATTTTTCCCTCTCATCGTTTCGTTTGCAGTTTTAGTTTCTGAATTTTTGACTCCACAGGTATTCCCTTGGTATTTTGGAAACATCGTTGCGGAAAACCATATACTTGCACAAAATGCAGAGTATACGAGTGCCTATGGTTTATCTGGGTTTTTGTTTTTTGTTTCTTATTTTTTGTTTTATATAAGAAAACCGAAAAGGACAATGCGTTTGATTTCGAAGTTTTCTTCGATAATGAAAAAAAATAAAATATTCGCAAAACAAATGTTTACTGGACTGGGTGCTCTTGTATTTGTTCTACTCGTGTTTTTTGGGAATGGGTTTTATTTATACAACAAGTGGAATCACATGAAACCAATCGCCGAGCGGGATGTACTCATTGTCCAGCCAAATGCACCATTAGAATTTCGAGATGGGAGAAACCCTGCAGAAGAGATTCGGAATTTGATGACTCGAATTGATCGTATGGTGGAGCAGGAATTAAAAAACAAACCTGTTGATTTGGTTGTTTTGCCGGAATCGGGAGTTCCTTTTTTTACGACACATGATTCGGAAATCACTCGTGCCATGAGGATCTACTGGCATCAATTTGAATCTCTTATGGCTATCATTACGTTACGCCACGGAGCCAATCTTTATTTCAATGAATTAGATGCTGACATCCCAGAAGAGAAACGGGGAAGCCGAATCAGCCGTAATGACATTCGTACATATAATTCTTCTGTATTGATGAGTCCCAATGGAGAAAGAAAAAATAGTTACCAAAAAGTATTTTTACTCATCTTCGGAGAATACATGCCTTTTGAATGGATGTATGCGTTATCAGGGCAAACAGGACAATTTGCACCAGGATCTAAATTGGATCTCATTCCGTATTATGAAGCAAGGAAAACTCCTTCCACAGTCGCAAAAGATTTACACTGGGAAGATACATTTGGGTTGAGTCCAAATTCGGTTCGAGAGCACTACCGAACCAACCAGGTAGAAGAAAAACAGATAGGTAGTTTTTTACCTCTCATTTGTTATGAAGTGATCATTTCTGAGTTTGTAAGAAAGTTTGAAGGTGATCCTGATTTTATAGTCAACGTAACAAACGATAAATGGTATGGAAATTCGGTAGAATCTTACCAACACCATACATTAGGACGAATGCGAGCCATTGAGTTTCGTAAGTGGATCGTACGTTCCACAAATTCTGGCACTTCCGTTTTCACTGACCATTTGGGTAGAAATATAGACAACGAATTCACTCCCATTGAAAGTACTGCTACCATTCGAAAGAAGGTAGCAGTGATTCCTGGTGAGATGACATTTTACCGACTCTACGGAAATCTATTGTCATATTTATTTATGGGAATTGTAGGAATTGTGTTTTTCTTTTATGTTAAAAGGAATTCGTGA
- a CDS encoding PP2C family protein-serine/threonine phosphatase — MYKHFRAIVSKFLDLIPERREYNLEYYKELDRQTRIVQFPGSIIGAIALLGFAFDTDAKLHPEFPEMFYFRIGFTFLCVLYLFIILLNQAKNKDSRIEGLTWGYVVYGYLLFSTSFFTGRIADDAPYVSGLQMVVIILSFLPLPRRTLFVFYPISIVLFLTNVFIYKPNLSTPAAAYSMQNLALSYLLGIFSGLIIERYRFHSFLNNLRITKKNEEITKTAQEIQSLKSQQDGDYFLTTLLFDPLIGKEVDGSAVTIDTILNQYKKFYFRNKEYQLGGDYLSVYNLILQGKRYKAFINGDAMGKSIQGAGGAIVLGAVYNSIIIRSKMDPTSSNRSPERWLHDCFLDLQKVFETFDGAMLVSAVIGLLEESTGTLYFINLEHPWVILYRDAKASFIEQESHYYKLGVMEIPTNRFISVFQMKKGDKVFCGSDGKDDLVISNAGKYRDINEDENLILECIEESGGNLQNIEVVLQSKGKYSDDLSLISLEYNLESFSKPGVHWKEAKRLIKEKQNAKALDLLLSYPSALDTSIIELKYITKLYEKEGDLLKAMEFASLALENYPSDTSWMFHTSVLYKRLFSIYKSPSFLLESQELSERVRLRQPNNIRNLIHLADVCRLLGDKDRTNYLVQTLKKMTPENRKLQELIGLL; from the coding sequence GTGTATAAACACTTCCGGGCGATCGTATCTAAGTTTCTAGATCTCATTCCCGAACGTAGGGAATACAATTTAGAATATTACAAAGAACTTGATCGCCAAACACGAATTGTCCAATTTCCAGGCAGTATCATCGGTGCGATTGCCTTACTCGGGTTTGCCTTTGATACCGATGCAAAACTTCATCCAGAATTCCCTGAAATGTTTTATTTTCGCATTGGGTTTACATTCCTTTGCGTACTTTATTTGTTTATCATTCTTCTCAATCAGGCAAAAAATAAAGATTCAAGGATAGAAGGATTAACTTGGGGTTATGTCGTCTATGGTTACCTTCTGTTTTCAACTTCATTTTTTACAGGAAGAATTGCAGATGATGCCCCATATGTATCTGGCCTTCAAATGGTCGTGATCATATTGTCGTTTCTTCCATTACCAAGAAGAACTCTTTTTGTCTTTTATCCAATCTCGATTGTTCTTTTTTTAACCAATGTATTCATCTATAAACCAAATTTAAGTACACCTGCTGCAGCATACTCAATGCAAAACCTTGCATTGAGTTATTTATTAGGAATTTTTAGTGGATTGATCATTGAAAGGTATCGATTTCATTCTTTTTTGAACAATCTTCGTATTACCAAAAAAAATGAAGAGATCACGAAAACCGCTCAAGAAATCCAATCATTAAAATCTCAACAAGATGGAGATTATTTTCTCACTACTCTTTTGTTTGATCCTTTGATCGGGAAGGAAGTGGATGGAAGTGCTGTCACTATTGATACTATCCTCAACCAATATAAAAAATTCTACTTCAGAAATAAGGAGTACCAATTAGGCGGAGATTATCTTTCCGTATACAATCTAATCTTACAAGGGAAACGATATAAAGCATTCATCAATGGAGACGCTATGGGTAAATCGATCCAAGGAGCGGGAGGTGCGATCGTTCTTGGGGCTGTTTATAATTCGATTATCATCCGTTCCAAAATGGATCCCACATCCTCAAATCGATCTCCAGAACGTTGGCTTCATGATTGTTTTTTGGATCTGCAAAAAGTGTTTGAGACCTTTGATGGAGCTATGTTAGTTTCCGCTGTTATCGGTTTATTAGAAGAATCAACAGGAACTTTATATTTTATCAATTTAGAACACCCTTGGGTGATTTTATACCGTGATGCAAAAGCATCGTTTATAGAACAAGAAAGCCATTATTATAAATTGGGAGTGATGGAAATTCCTACGAATCGATTTATATCGGTTTTTCAAATGAAGAAGGGTGACAAGGTATTCTGTGGCTCTGACGGTAAAGATGATTTAGTCATTTCCAATGCTGGTAAATACCGCGATATCAATGAAGATGAAAACTTGATTTTGGAATGTATTGAAGAATCCGGCGGGAATTTACAAAATATTGAAGTTGTATTGCAATCCAAAGGGAAGTATTCGGATGATTTGAGCCTGATTTCTTTAGAATACAACTTGGAGTCTTTTAGTAAGCCAGGAGTACATTGGAAAGAGGCCAAAAGACTTATCAAAGAAAAACAAAATGCAAAAGCCTTAGATTTATTATTATCTTATCCATCTGCTCTGGATACATCCATCATAGAACTAAAATACATTACAAAGTTATACGAAAAAGAAGGGGATCTTTTGAAAGCTATGGAATTTGCAAGTTTGGCTTTGGAGAATTATCCTTCAGATACAAGTTGGATGTTTCACACGTCTGTTTTGTACAAACGATTGTTTTCGATTTACAAATCACCTTCCTTTTTGTTGGAATCACAAGAATTAAGTGAAAGGGTGCGTCTTCGCCAACCAAATAATATTAGAAACCTAATTCACTTAGCGGATGTTTGTAGGCTGTTGGGGGATAAGGATCGAACAAATTACCTAGTGCAAACATTGAAAAAAATGACCCCGGAAAATCGTAAGTTACAAGAACTGATCGGATTATTATAG
- a CDS encoding cytochrome c oxidase subunit 3 family protein has translation MTSVSSSSEFHHQHHFKSADHQYASSKQGIWLFLCTEILMFGGLFVGYLIYHSMYPTVFKNGSETLDWKMGAVNTVVLLVSSFTMAAAINYVQRGLHKIAAIMLALTIACAAAFMVIKYFEYSHKFHVGTVPGKFSLVDPSCGAGGKRAECESKIAALLKNPAELEKNHVSAEEVTRLKAVISQPKWEMFYGFYFVMTGLHGIHVVAGALLIFWIFIKTLRRKVGPEYYTPVEGVGLFWHVVDLVWIYLFPLLYLVG, from the coding sequence ATGACTTCCGTTAGTTCTTCAAGTGAATTTCATCACCAACACCATTTTAAGAGTGCAGACCATCAGTATGCCTCTTCCAAACAAGGAATTTGGTTATTCCTTTGCACTGAAATCCTGATGTTCGGTGGCCTATTCGTAGGTTACCTCATCTACCATTCTATGTATCCAACCGTTTTCAAGAATGGTTCAGAAACATTGGATTGGAAAATGGGCGCTGTGAACACAGTCGTTCTTCTCGTAAGTTCCTTCACGATGGCTGCGGCCATCAACTACGTGCAACGTGGACTTCACAAAATTGCAGCGATCATGCTTGCACTCACAATCGCATGTGCCGCTGCCTTTATGGTGATCAAATACTTCGAATATAGCCACAAGTTCCATGTAGGAACAGTGCCTGGAAAATTTTCATTAGTGGATCCATCTTGTGGTGCTGGTGGAAAACGAGCAGAGTGTGAATCAAAAATTGCCGCTCTTCTGAAAAACCCTGCGGAACTTGAAAAAAACCATGTAAGTGCGGAAGAAGTAACTCGCTTAAAAGCAGTGATCTCTCAACCAAAATGGGAAATGTTCTATGGTTTTTACTTCGTTATGACTGGTCTTCATGGGATTCACGTCGTGGCTGGAGCACTCCTGATTTTCTGGATTTTCATCAAAACTCTTAGAAGAAAAGTAGGACCTGAATATTACACTCCAGTGGAAGGTGTGGGTCTTTTTTGGCACGTAGTGGACTTGGTATGGATTTACCTATTCCCACTTCTATATTTGGTAGGATAA
- a CDS encoding class I SAM-dependent methyltransferase produces the protein MDQSFLPSQEDEKKRYLEHNNDIEDPKYQNFLRPIVEKVIQFQTPKDDGLDYGAGPGPVVQYLLEKKGYPIQLYDPFFHPNEKALIKTFDYIILTEVVEHFHQPKTEFRKLYNLLNPNGRLYILTHPYEDSILFEKWYYKNDQTHTFFYTKEAFEWIKEYYAFQNLEIENRIILFRK, from the coding sequence ATGGACCAAAGTTTTTTACCATCCCAAGAAGATGAAAAAAAAAGATATCTAGAACATAACAACGACATCGAAGATCCAAAATACCAAAACTTCTTAAGGCCAATTGTAGAAAAAGTAATTCAATTCCAAACTCCAAAAGATGATGGACTTGATTATGGAGCGGGACCTGGACCTGTCGTTCAGTATCTATTAGAAAAAAAAGGGTATCCAATTCAATTGTATGATCCTTTTTTTCATCCGAACGAAAAAGCTCTTATCAAAACGTTCGATTATATCATTCTTACAGAAGTGGTGGAACACTTTCATCAGCCTAAAACTGAATTCCGAAAGCTGTACAATCTATTAAATCCAAACGGCAGATTATACATTTTGACTCATCCCTATGAGGATTCTATACTATTTGAAAAATGGTATTATAAAAACGACCAAACTCATACTTTTTTTTATACAAAAGAAGCATTCGAATGGATAAAAGAATATTATGCTTTTCAAAATTTAGAAATCGAAAATCGAATCATTCTCTTTCGAAAATAA
- a CDS encoding cbb3-type cytochrome c oxidase subunit I has protein sequence MSSAHTKTEHGHTDHNYLNHGSGIWSWMTTLDHKRIGLMYFATVATLFLIGGFFALGIRLHLAKFGAEPLLSPDTYNKFMTFHGAIMVFMVIIPGIPAFLGNFVLPIQLGAKDVAFPRLNLASYYIFIAGALIAASSMIFNQVDTGWTFYTPYSTAKTSNGVILLVLGAFTMGFSSILTGLNFIVTTHKLRAPGMTMDRIPLMIWALYSTSIIQILATPILAITLLLIGAEKTLGVGIFDPDLGGDPVLFQHFFWFYSHPAVYIMILPAMGVISELITAFSKKTIFGYRAIAYSSVAIAAVSFLVWGHHMFVSGQSTIAGIVFSIITMFVGVPTAIKLFNWISTMYRGTVTFEAPMLFALGFMFLFTIGGLTGVFLASTGMDVHFHDTYFVVAHFHYVMVGGTLMALMGGIFYWFPKMFGKMTSDLGGRISWVLIFTGFNVTFFPQFVLGAMGMPRRYFDYLPEYTNLNQISTVGSWLIGLGFLVGLITIIHGILKGEKASDNPWGAKTLEWQTSSPPPHENFTTTPTVTAGPYDFR, from the coding sequence ATGAGTTCAGCACATACTAAAACCGAACATGGTCATACCGACCATAATTATCTGAACCACGGATCTGGAATCTGGTCTTGGATGACCACTCTAGACCATAAACGCATTGGACTGATGTACTTTGCAACGGTTGCTACCCTTTTCTTAATTGGTGGTTTCTTTGCATTGGGAATTCGTTTGCACCTTGCCAAATTTGGTGCAGAACCACTACTTTCTCCAGACACTTACAACAAGTTTATGACCTTCCATGGTGCCATTATGGTATTTATGGTGATCATACCTGGAATTCCAGCTTTCCTTGGAAACTTTGTCCTTCCCATCCAATTGGGTGCCAAAGACGTTGCTTTCCCTAGGCTCAACCTTGCGTCCTACTACATCTTCATTGCAGGAGCACTCATTGCTGCTTCCTCTATGATTTTTAACCAAGTGGACACTGGTTGGACATTCTACACTCCATACTCGACAGCTAAAACATCCAATGGTGTGATTTTACTGGTTTTGGGCGCGTTCACTATGGGTTTTTCTTCCATCTTAACGGGGCTTAACTTCATTGTAACCACTCATAAACTCCGAGCACCAGGAATGACGATGGATAGAATCCCGCTCATGATTTGGGCTTTGTATTCTACTTCCATCATCCAAATTCTTGCGACACCTATCCTTGCGATCACTCTCCTCCTCATTGGTGCTGAGAAAACTCTTGGAGTGGGTATTTTTGATCCAGACCTCGGTGGAGACCCAGTTCTTTTCCAACACTTCTTCTGGTTCTACTCTCATCCAGCGGTATACATCATGATCCTTCCAGCGATGGGTGTGATCTCTGAGCTAATCACTGCATTCTCTAAAAAAACTATCTTTGGGTATCGTGCGATTGCATACTCTTCTGTTGCGATTGCTGCTGTATCCTTCCTTGTTTGGGGACACCATATGTTCGTGTCTGGCCAATCTACGATTGCAGGAATTGTATTCTCCATCATCACAATGTTTGTTGGGGTTCCAACAGCGATCAAACTCTTCAACTGGATTTCTACCATGTATCGCGGAACAGTGACTTTCGAAGCGCCAATGCTCTTCGCTCTTGGATTCATGTTCCTCTTTACGATTGGTGGTTTGACAGGAGTATTCCTTGCTTCTACTGGTATGGACGTTCACTTCCATGATACTTACTTCGTGGTTGCTCACTTCCACTATGTAATGGTGGGTGGAACGCTTATGGCTCTTATGGGTGGAATCTTTTATTGGTTCCCAAAAATGTTTGGTAAAATGACTTCTGATCTTGGTGGAAGAATCTCTTGGGTTCTCATTTTCACTGGATTCAACGTCACTTTCTTCCCACAATTCGTACTCGGTGCGATGGGGATGCCAAGACGTTATTTTGACTACCTCCCAGAATACACAAACCTCAACCAAATCTCTACAGTGGGATCTTGGCTCATTGGTTTAGGATTTTTGGTAGGACTTATTACCATCATTCATGGAATTCTGAAAGGGGAAAAAGCTTCTGATAACCCTTGGGGTGCAAAAACACTCGAATGGCAAACGTCTTCTCCTCCTCCACACGAAAATTTTACAACGACTCCAACAGTAACTGCAGGGCCATATGACTTCCGTTAG
- a CDS encoding CarD family transcriptional regulator, with amino-acid sequence MKLNEKTKEPKFKVGDYVVYPIHGVGEVTEVAKKLILGKKKDCYSLEIQGSKMKVSIPVDRAMDVGIRSIIDKKEIKKVLTLLKKDEVDTEEDWKVRYQNNMNKIKSGSIFEVADVCRNLYRRAYGKELSIMERKLYESAYNLVKMEIALSKGVPQEEAGNIVSDVLAASVQGMAPPPPPKDLDDDLDLE; translated from the coding sequence ATAAAACTAAACGAAAAAACTAAAGAGCCTAAATTCAAGGTGGGAGACTATGTAGTTTACCCAATCCATGGAGTAGGTGAAGTCACAGAAGTTGCTAAAAAGCTGATTCTGGGGAAGAAAAAAGACTGCTACAGTTTGGAAATTCAAGGTTCCAAAATGAAGGTCTCCATCCCTGTGGATCGAGCAATGGATGTGGGTATCCGGTCGATCATTGATAAAAAAGAGATCAAAAAAGTTCTTACTCTCCTAAAAAAGGATGAAGTCGACACGGAAGAGGACTGGAAAGTCCGTTACCAGAACAATATGAACAAGATCAAATCTGGTTCTATTTTCGAAGTGGCTGATGTTTGCCGTAATCTTTACAGACGTGCCTATGGCAAAGAACTCTCCATTATGGAGAGAAAGCTCTACGAGAGCGCCTATAATTTAGTAAAGATGGAAATTGCACTGAGCAAGGGTGTACCCCAAGAAGAAGCAGGAAACATTGTTTCCGATGTGCTAGCGGCTTCAGTGCAAGGAATGGCTCCACCACCACCTCCAAAAGACTTGGATGATGATCTAGATTTAGAATAA
- a CDS encoding PIN/TRAM domain-containing protein, translating to MKHLLSALGTVLVTSVSFFFIHSESQNIVLAGVLACVVLIYSLFLVFGERKLFPEIKADVVFCASVGALLGLSIVAFPVSLLNDYGYKSVSILVAVLFFLTGIKAGIAFSKKPGLAIFGGGTGAPGSSFSIPGLEGGTSQIRDKILDTSVVIDGRILDIADTHFLDGPLILPNFVLREIQLISDSSDPIKRARGRRGLEMLNKLQRKGSIEVKITYTDYSDTREVDAKLVKLARDTGGAVVTNDFNLNKVAELQGVRVLNLNNLANALKPVVLPGEEFQISVIKEGKDENQGIGYLEDGTMVVIENGGHLVGKDVRVVVTSIIQTAAGKMIFTKVQNGNNNYNKS from the coding sequence ATGAAACATTTACTTTCAGCCCTTGGGACAGTTCTTGTCACTTCGGTATCGTTTTTCTTTATACATTCGGAATCGCAAAACATCGTTTTGGCGGGGGTTCTTGCTTGTGTTGTTCTGATCTATTCTTTGTTTTTAGTTTTTGGTGAGCGCAAATTATTCCCCGAAATCAAAGCAGATGTTGTATTTTGTGCTAGTGTTGGTGCCCTTTTAGGACTTTCCATCGTAGCTTTCCCTGTCAGTTTGCTGAACGATTATGGATATAAATCTGTTTCCATTTTAGTCGCAGTTCTCTTTTTCCTCACTGGAATCAAAGCCGGAATTGCTTTCTCTAAGAAGCCTGGCCTAGCTATTTTTGGTGGTGGCACTGGTGCACCTGGTTCTAGTTTTTCCATTCCTGGACTTGAGGGTGGAACATCACAAATCAGAGACAAAATCCTTGATACATCGGTTGTGATCGACGGTAGGATTTTGGACATTGCTGACACACACTTCTTGGATGGTCCTCTCATCCTTCCTAACTTTGTGTTACGTGAAATCCAATTGATTTCCGATTCGTCTGATCCGATCAAACGGGCCCGTGGTCGTCGCGGTCTTGAGATGTTGAACAAACTCCAAAGAAAGGGTTCCATCGAAGTCAAAATCACTTATACAGATTATTCTGATACTCGTGAAGTGGATGCAAAACTAGTCAAACTGGCTCGTGATACGGGTGGTGCTGTTGTTACCAATGACTTTAACCTAAATAAGGTGGCTGAATTACAAGGGGTTCGAGTTCTCAACTTAAACAACCTTGCCAATGCCTTAAAACCAGTGGTTCTTCCTGGAGAAGAGTTCCAAATTTCCGTCATCAAAGAAGGTAAAGACGAGAACCAAGGAATTGGATACTTGGAAGATGGAACTATGGTTGTTATCGAAAATGGTGGTCATTTGGTTGGAAAAGATGTACGGGTAGTGGTGACAAGTATCATCCAAACTGCTGCTGGTAAGATGATTTTCACAAAAGTACAAAACGGTAACAATAACTACAACAAATCGTAA
- a CDS encoding cytochrome C oxidase subunit IV family protein: MEYVINYGLYFIALVAVFTPVLGFGIFAPGIATATIVGFIVNWFGQFFQTDRFAKFTTENKDNKLLKFVLGDEDHKEDHASASMWVEDGEEEEEHDHHVISIKTYVFVLLALFFGTFVTVWVAQYDLGKWNMIVAMAVATCKAFFVLAYFMHLKYDNMLNRVIFLSAFAFLALLFAFSFGDIISRIAPSTEFPAKPYF; the protein is encoded by the coding sequence ATGGAATACGTAATCAATTACGGACTATACTTCATTGCACTCGTGGCTGTTTTTACGCCTGTTCTTGGATTTGGAATTTTTGCTCCAGGGATTGCAACTGCTACCATTGTAGGATTCATCGTAAACTGGTTTGGTCAATTTTTCCAAACAGATCGATTTGCTAAATTCACAACGGAAAACAAAGACAATAAGTTGTTAAAATTTGTTTTAGGAGATGAGGATCACAAAGAAGATCACGCCTCAGCTTCTATGTGGGTCGAAGACGGTGAAGAGGAAGAAGAACATGACCATCATGTGATTTCCATCAAAACATATGTATTTGTCCTTCTTGCACTGTTCTTTGGAACATTTGTTACTGTTTGGGTAGCACAATATGACCTTGGAAAATGGAATATGATCGTTGCGATGGCAGTCGCTACTTGTAAGGCATTTTTCGTATTAGCATACTTTATGCACTTAAAGTATGACAATATGCTAAACCGAGTGATTTTCCTCTCGGCATTCGCTTTCTTGGCACTTCTATTTGCATTCTCATTTGGTGATATCATTTCACGAATTGCACCATCAACTGAGTTTCCTGCGAAACCATATTTCTAA
- the coxB gene encoding cytochrome c oxidase subunit II: MSWSSLIPATSFMPIQATEIAKEVDLLYAFLIIASLVSFVILIGGMTWFLIKFKRTSVDQKSAYITHNNFAEFLWSFIPLVIMMGIFYWGMVIFEKLRTPPEDIAAEIHVTAEQWAWTYRYANGKEFYSSANDPMIVPAGKATKLILTSKDVIHSFYVPAFRTKQDAVPGKLTQLWFEPKQPGEYIVFCTEYCGTKHSGMMIKIKAIPPEEYAAWYHAEKKGADTPADLGKTLFAQKACASCHSIDGSRIVGPTMKGLFGSNRKFADGSQAKADENYLRESILVSSAKIVEGYPPAMPVFQGQLSDEDVANLIEYIKSIK, from the coding sequence ATGTCTTGGAGCAGTCTCATTCCAGCGACCTCGTTCATGCCTATCCAGGCCACTGAAATCGCAAAAGAAGTCGATCTTCTCTATGCATTTCTGATCATTGCAAGCCTTGTTTCGTTTGTCATCTTGATTGGTGGAATGACATGGTTCCTCATCAAGTTCAAACGCACAAGCGTTGACCAGAAATCCGCATACATTACTCACAATAATTTTGCAGAGTTTCTTTGGTCCTTTATCCCTCTCGTCATCATGATGGGAATTTTCTATTGGGGTATGGTCATTTTTGAAAAACTGAGAACCCCACCAGAAGACATTGCGGCCGAGATTCATGTCACAGCAGAGCAGTGGGCGTGGACTTACCGTTATGCGAACGGAAAGGAATTCTACAGTTCTGCAAATGATCCAATGATTGTTCCAGCTGGAAAAGCAACTAAACTCATCCTGACTTCAAAAGATGTGATCCATAGTTTTTATGTGCCAGCATTCCGAACCAAACAAGATGCGGTTCCTGGAAAACTCACACAACTATGGTTTGAACCAAAACAACCGGGGGAATACATCGTTTTCTGTACAGAATACTGTGGAACCAAACACTCTGGGATGATGATCAAAATCAAAGCGATTCCTCCTGAAGAATATGCAGCTTGGTATCACGCTGAGAAAAAAGGTGCGGACACTCCTGCTGATTTGGGGAAAACTTTGTTTGCTCAAAAAGCTTGTGCTTCCTGCCATTCCATTGACGGATCAAGAATTGTTGGACCAACAATGAAAGGTCTTTTTGGCTCGAACAGAAAATTCGCTGACGGTAGCCAAGCAAAAGCGGACGAAAACTACCTTCGTGAGTCCATCCTTGTATCATCTGCAAAGATTGTAGAAGGATATCCACCAGCGATGCCGGTATTCCAAGGCCAATTGTCTGACGAAGACGTTGCCAACTTAATTGAATATATCAAATCCATTAAATAA